In Bombus affinis isolate iyBomAffi1 chromosome 8, iyBomAffi1.2, whole genome shotgun sequence, the following proteins share a genomic window:
- the LOC126919608 gene encoding cytokine receptor isoform X3: MSSNRTDPKKFQQEMSHFLQSDFKNAASKHDDVVRCSNASRMTEKLCCDSERCEDNTCVPRNISLCQKVDVINRIEDDPCDTTELSSTIKYLSDTCSVHHCMLSGSVNSNHNCDIMHCQQHKQISQSYMCSIYNLWRIRTNKSLSLLVTKNVGTQWKNCFWRIFLIPFVILLLCTTICSADSNQCAVGLKTPGRTWPQGDIVLEYGQPLRILCILNQSFVDAEFPGKNASDLVFFRNQKEMEPEFITIINETTISLDVEKPPPAEDMYYCRLRLQNNHYKKLESVCLNKVVVGFKPQEPQNFSCVSYNWETMICSWEPVQNYVTTTFTIVFKLPGRAGGRKLYPCPTKDKDDKKDKDDKPNMCLWDTSTNPIYRQPYEYYTFILNVNNVLGNASFTYKFHHFAHVIPAKPANLSVINKTVDSALLHWSVPFPMQNFPPGLYHRIKYQNQWDHQKTWQVINITNDIHVHKRYYNLTGLEYANTVYDVRVFMKSAVATGEDKWSQFSDVTFRTPPRLPGRPPKTDIGSFEIAENSASRDVYLYWQTIPQYLENGDNFKYEIDRVEENGRNVSLVPNETTRTYAKFKGISINNYKFEIVTTNIVGINEERAKIFIPSRSQIPHEPIAFTKIAFDGGLYELSWKPPKMNKEITNYTIFWCDNERDRPYQCTGYLDWVHVSKYTTIYNMTVPDPDKVYQFAISANTNTGSSGMVWASCTVIHNKVVGKMKSVWINRIGSDFIEVGWKLDCSDRIGIVEGFNIYYCPIVSPYDLNCKGPKLNRTIKADSHTIHGIVNNLKPYTTYMLAVAVLTKSGEGLHSDPLYNTTLEAAPTTPPQDVRIINVTNTTMSIVWRPPEAMNGVLRYYEVYYNEHAKKVEDATQTELKNLLAHTNYSISVAACTVSCSVKSPTIRKITKIGTPGMINVPSVRFMNSSQVIVMWSKPEYPAGHLNYYEISSKDGEIQNSTKTEARLPIPDCKSIEREKLYQFRVRAVNIASNNIHLKGPWSEPGEGNCYSEGPSFNVWTIIWVIGGFSSVIIIFCCLHLSKRIWLKCKAMQDVEVKLPPGLASNMVQTLLDKEQHIRQSSADSSGCSSGQESVTSSLTSDSQVSSDSGTEIDPMPVSPNKLLETPAWNSDSSSLRLRHSSFRERYAKVAKSGEPIIGDTLSLARSTPNLTDSTGYTTSQHTWSSTGYISMPSSEELSSNPSPVPKETSTAGSYSIIGTVPKSAQSAKSENDSDLTESTADTLIPIKSEPKPTNPYITLASLEQNQKDKKAIDSLHDLDELTFAESNKSKLESLTPFTTSDKVSKPYVQTSLIDSLKKPFTLSSIDSTRSTMSTPFAATSLTDSCNKPFVSSFASPTTLSSTLDSSSKPYVSVSSISEVSKKSNLQADTLDSSQKTTVPQVSTTSGSQPYVLASSVFQMLQQQQRGKSETPISEVIDNETEEDVTTGYPLYWPTSGTKPSSKLDADKPITTKQSTGYVTIAENPKLDQRRTSTLSSPNLYKTA; this comes from the exons ATGTCTTCAAACAGAACAGATCCCAAAAAATTTCAGCAAGAAATGTCTCACTTTTTACAATCAGATTTTAAAAATGCTGCATCAAAGCATGATGATGTTGTTAGGTGTTCAAATGCAAGTAGAATGACAGAGAAGTTGTGCTGTGATTCAGAGAGATGTGAAGATAATACATGTGTCCCAAGAAATATCAGTCTATGCCAGAAGGTAGATGTTATTAACAGGATAGAAGATGATCCATGTGACACAACTGAACTTTCATCAACTATTAAGTATTTATCTGACACGTGTTCAGTTCATCATTGTATGTTAAGTGGAAGTGTTAATTCTAATCATAATTGTGATATAATGCATTGTCAACAACACAAACAAATCTCACAAAGTTATATGTgttctatatataatttatgGAGAATTAGAACAAATAAAAGTTTGTCATTACTGGTTACAAAAAATGTTGGTACACAATGGAAGAATTGTTTTTggagaatatttttaattccttTTGTTATTCTGTTATTATGCACAACAATATGCAGTGCAGATTCTAATCAATGTGCAGTTGGCTTGAAAACACCTGGAA GGACCTGGCCACAAGGTGATATTGTACTTGAATATGGTCAACCTTTAAGAATACTATGTATATTGAATCAATCTTTCGTGGATGctgaatttcctggaaaaaatGCTTCAGATCTTGTATTCTTTCGTAATCAAAAGGAGATGGAACcagaatttattacaattatcaaTGAAACCACAATATCACTAGATGTAGAAAAGCCTCCACCTGCAGAAGATATGTATTATTGTAGACTAAGATTACAAAATAATCACTACAAAAAACTGGAATCAGTTTGTTTGAACAAAGTTGTAGTTGGTT tTAAACCTCAAGAACCTCAAAACTTCAGTTGCGTATCTTATAATTGGGAAACTATGATATGCTCATGGGAACCAGTCCAAAACTATGTTACAACGACTTTTACGATCGTATTTAAATTACCGGGAAGAGCAGGAGGTAGAAAATTATATCCATGTCCAACGAAAGATAAAGATGATAAAAAGGACAAAGATGATAAGCCAAATATGTGCTTGTGGGATACATCAACGAATCCAATTTATCGACAACCCTATgaatattatacatttatactGAATGTAAATAACGTTCTAGGGAATGCCAGTTTTACATACAAGTTTCATCATTTTGCTCATG TTATCCCTGCGAAACCGGCCAATTTATCAGTTATTAATAAAACGGTTGATAGTGCATTATTGCACTGGAGTGTGCCTTTTCCAATGCAGAATTTTCCACCTGGATTATATCATAGAATCAAGTATCAAAACCAATGGGATCATCAAAAAACCTGGCAG GTAATCAATATTACAAATGATATTCACGTGCATAAGAGATACTATAATCTTACTGGGTTGGAGTATGCCAATACTGTATATGATGTACGAGTTTTTATGAAAAGTGCTGTTGCGACTGGGGAAGATAAATGGAGTCAGTTTAGTGATGTTACTTTTAGAACACCACCAAGAT TACCTGGCCGTCCTCCAAAAACCGATATTGGAAGctttgaaatagcggagaacaGTGCTAGTAGGGATGTATATTTGTACTGGCAAACTATACCACAATATCTAGAAAATGGTGATAATTTCAAGTATGAGATTGATCGTGTAGAAGAAAATGGACGAAATGTGTCTCTTGTTCCGAATGAAACTACGAGAACATACGCTAAATTCAAGGGAATTAGtatcaataattataaattcGAAATTGTTACGACAAATATTGTTGGAATAAATGAAGAACGTGCTAAAATTTTTATACCTAGCCGATCCCAAA TACCGCACGAACCTATAGCATTTACAAAAATTGCGTTTGATGGAGGCTTATATGAATTATCATGGAAACCACCTAAAATGAATAaggaaattacaaattatacaattttttggTGCGATAATGAACGTGATCGTCCTTATCAGTGCACT GGTTATTTAGATTGGGTACATGTATCAAAATATACAACAATTTATAATATGACTGTACCAGATCCCGACAAAGTGTATCAATTTGCAATTTCTGCAAATACGAACACAGGTAGTAGTGGTATGGTATGGGCATCATGCACTGTAATACATAATAAAGTAGTTGGAAAAATGAAGTCTGTGTGGATAAATAGAATTGGTTCTGACTTTATTGAAGTTGGTTGGAAATTAGATTGTTCGGATCGCATTGGAATAGTAGAaggatttaatatttattattgtcCCATTGTTTCGCCATATGATTTGAATTGTAAAGGCCCGAAACTTAATAGAACGATAAAAGCCGATTCTCATACTATCCATGGCATTGTAAACAATTTGAAACCGTATACAACATATATGTTAGCTGTCGCTGTTTTAACAAAAAGTGGGGAAGGATTGCATAGTGATCCTTTGTATAATACAACTCTTGAAGCAGCACCAACAACTCCTCCACAGGACGTAAGAATTATAAATGTGACAAATACGACAATGAGCATTGTATGGAGACCACCAGAAGCAATGAATGGTGTATTGCGCTATTACGAAGTTTACTACAACGAACACGCGAAAAAAGTTGAAGACGCAACACAAACTGAATTGAAAAATCTGTTAGCGCATACAAATTATAGCATTAGTGTAGCCGCATGTACTGTATCTTGCAGTGTCAAATCGCCTACAATTCGCAAGATTACAAAAATTGGTACACCGGGAATGATTAATGTACCTAGTGTGCGGTTCATGAATTCTAGCCAGGTGATCGTTATGTGGAGTAAACCCGAATACCCTGCTGGACACCTAAATTATTATGAGATATCTTCGAAAGATGGTGAAATACAAAATAGTACTAAAACAG AAGCGCGATTACCTATCCCTGATTGCAAATCTATAGAACGAGAAAAATTATATCAATTTCGTGTAAGAGCTGTTAACATTGCATCGAATAATATCCATTTAAAAGGCCCATGGTCTGAACCTGGTGAGGGAAATTGTTATAGTGAAG GACCATCGTTCAATGTGTGGACGATAATATGGGTGATAGGAGGTTTTAGTTccgtaataattattttttgttGTCTACATCTATCAAAACG AATTTGGTTGAAGTGTAAAGCTATGCAAGATGTAGAAGTTAAATTACCACCAGGATTAGCATCGAATATGGTACAG ACACTTCTTGATAAAGAACAACATATACGTCAATCTTCTGCTGATTCCAGTGGTTGTTCAAGTGGACAAGAATCTGTTACTTCTTCGCTAACATCAGATTCTCAGGTTTCAAGCGATAGTGGTACGGAGATAGATCCAATGCCGGTTTCACCCAATAAATTACTTGAAACACCAGCTTGGAATTCAGATTCTTCGAGTCTTCGCCTGAGACACTCATCGTTTCGCGAACGATATGCAAAAGTTGCAAAATCCGGAGAGCCCATCATCGGAGATACGTTATCTTTGGCACGATCTACGCCTAATTTAACTGACAGTACGGGCTACACAACTTCGCAACATACTTGGTCTTCGACTGGGTACATTAGTATGCCATCATCAGAAGAACTGTCCAGTAATCCAAGTCCTGTTCCTAAGGAAACTTCAACTGCAGGGAGCTATAGTATTATAGGAACTGTTCCTAAATCTGCACAGTCTGCAAAGTCTGAGAATGACAGTGATTTAACGGAATCTACTGCAGATACACTAATACCTATTAAATCAGAACCCAAGCCCACAAATCCATACATAACATTAGCATCTTTGGAGCAGAACCAAAAGGATAAAAAAGCTATTGATTCGTTACATGATCTAGATGAATTAACATTTGCAGAGTCGAACAAATCAAAACTAGAATCTTTGACTCCGTTCACAACTTCTGACAAAGTCTCTAAACCATATGTGCAAACAAGTTTAATCGATTCATTAAAAAAGCCGTTCACTCTAAGCAGCATCGATAGTACAAGGAGCACGATGTCTACTCCATTTGCAGCCACCTCTTTGACCGATTCATGCAACAAAccgttcgtttcttctttcgcAAGTCCAACTACTTTGTCGTCTACGCTGGATTCCTCGTCGAAACCCTACGTTTCCGTGTCTTCAATTTCTGAAGTCTCGAAAAAGTCAAATCTTCAAGCAGATACGTTAGATTCGTCGCAAAAAACTACTGTACCTCAAGTTTCTACGACCAGTGGTTCGCAACCATATGTCCTTGCAAGTTCCGTATTCCAAATGCTACAACAACAGCAAAGGGGAAAATCAGAAACTCCTATCTCAGAAGTGATAGACAACGAAACCGAAGAAGATGTTACGACAGGGTATCCTCTGTATTGGCCGACCAGTGGTACGAAGCCAAGCTCAAAGTTGGATGCAGACAAACCAATTACGACTAAACAGAGTACTGGATACGTTACCATAGCAGAGAATCCAAAGCTAGATCAACGTAGAACGTCGACGTTGTCATCACC GAACCTATACAAAACAGCGTGA
- the LOC126919608 gene encoding cytokine receptor isoform X2 yields MSSNRTDPKKFQQEMSHFLQSDFKNAASKHDDVVRCSNASRMTEKLCCDSERCEDNTCVPRNISLCQKVDVINRIEDDPCDTTELSSTIKYLSDTCSVHHCMLSGSVNSNHNCDIMHCQQHKQISQSYMCSIYNLWRIRTNKSLSLLVTKNVGTQWKNCFWRIFLIPFVILLLCTTICSADSNQCAVGLKTPGRTWPQGDIVLEYGQPLRILCILNQSFVDAEFPGKNASDLVFFRNQKEMEPEFITIINETTISLDVEKPPPAEDMYYCRLRLQNNHYKKLESVCLNKVVVGFKPQEPQNFSCVSYNWETMICSWEPVQNYVTTTFTIVFKLPGRAGGRKLYPCPTKDKDDKKDKDDKPNMCLWDTSTNPIYRQPYEYYTFILNVNNVLGNASFTYKFHHFAHVIPAKPANLSVINKTVDSALLHWSVPFPMQNFPPGLYHRIKYQNQWDHQKTWQVINITNDIHVHKRYYNLTGLEYANTVYDVRVFMKSAVATGEDKWSQFSDVTFRTPPRLPGRPPKTDIGSFEIAENSASRDVYLYWQTIPQYLENGDNFKYEIDRVEENGRNVSLVPNETTRTYAKFKGISINNYKFEIVTTNIVGINEERAKIFIPSRSQIPHEPIAFTKIAFDGGLYELSWKPPKMNKEITNYTIFWCDNERDRPYQCTGYLDWVHVSKYTTIYNMTVPDPDKVYQFAISANTNTGSSGMVWASCTVIHNKVVGKMKSVWINRIGSDFIEVGWKLDCSDRIGIVEGFNIYYCPIVSPYDLNCKGPKLNRTIKADSHTIHGIVNNLKPYTTYMLAVAVLTKSGEGLHSDPLYNTTLEAAPTTPPQDVRIINVTNTTMSIVWRPPEAMNGVLRYYEVYYNEHAKKVEDATQTELKNLLAHTNYSISVAACTVSCSVKSPTIRKITKIGTPGMINVPSVRFMNSSQVIVMWSKPEYPAGHLNYYEISSKDGEIQNSTKTEARLPIPDCKSIEREKLYQFRVRAVNIASNNIHLKGPWSEPGEGNCYSEGPSFNVWTIIWVIGGFSSVIIIFCCLHLSKRIWLKCKAMQDVEVKLPPGLASNMTLLDKEQHIRQSSADSSGCSSGQESVTSSLTSDSQVSSDSGTEIDPMPVSPNKLLETPAWNSDSSSLRLRHSSFRERYAKVAKSGEPIIGDTLSLARSTPNLTDSTGYTTSQHTWSSTGYISMPSSEELSSNPSPVPKETSTAGSYSIIGTVPKSAQSAKSENDSDLTESTADTLIPIKSEPKPTNPYITLASLEQNQKDKKAIDSLHDLDELTFAESNKSKLESLTPFTTSDKVSKPYVQTSLIDSLKKPFTLSSIDSTRSTMSTPFAATSLTDSCNKPFVSSFASPTTLSSTLDSSSKPYVSVSSISEVSKKSNLQADTLDSSQKTTVPQVSTTSGSQPYVLASSVFQMLQQQQRGKSETPISEVIDNETEEDVTTGYPLYWPTSGTKPSSKLDADKPITTKQSTGYVTIAENPKLDQRRTSTLSSPYVQHERFEKPLPQTTTGQSDEQYSKVTVVPSTI; encoded by the exons ATGTCTTCAAACAGAACAGATCCCAAAAAATTTCAGCAAGAAATGTCTCACTTTTTACAATCAGATTTTAAAAATGCTGCATCAAAGCATGATGATGTTGTTAGGTGTTCAAATGCAAGTAGAATGACAGAGAAGTTGTGCTGTGATTCAGAGAGATGTGAAGATAATACATGTGTCCCAAGAAATATCAGTCTATGCCAGAAGGTAGATGTTATTAACAGGATAGAAGATGATCCATGTGACACAACTGAACTTTCATCAACTATTAAGTATTTATCTGACACGTGTTCAGTTCATCATTGTATGTTAAGTGGAAGTGTTAATTCTAATCATAATTGTGATATAATGCATTGTCAACAACACAAACAAATCTCACAAAGTTATATGTgttctatatataatttatgGAGAATTAGAACAAATAAAAGTTTGTCATTACTGGTTACAAAAAATGTTGGTACACAATGGAAGAATTGTTTTTggagaatatttttaattccttTTGTTATTCTGTTATTATGCACAACAATATGCAGTGCAGATTCTAATCAATGTGCAGTTGGCTTGAAAACACCTGGAA GGACCTGGCCACAAGGTGATATTGTACTTGAATATGGTCAACCTTTAAGAATACTATGTATATTGAATCAATCTTTCGTGGATGctgaatttcctggaaaaaatGCTTCAGATCTTGTATTCTTTCGTAATCAAAAGGAGATGGAACcagaatttattacaattatcaaTGAAACCACAATATCACTAGATGTAGAAAAGCCTCCACCTGCAGAAGATATGTATTATTGTAGACTAAGATTACAAAATAATCACTACAAAAAACTGGAATCAGTTTGTTTGAACAAAGTTGTAGTTGGTT tTAAACCTCAAGAACCTCAAAACTTCAGTTGCGTATCTTATAATTGGGAAACTATGATATGCTCATGGGAACCAGTCCAAAACTATGTTACAACGACTTTTACGATCGTATTTAAATTACCGGGAAGAGCAGGAGGTAGAAAATTATATCCATGTCCAACGAAAGATAAAGATGATAAAAAGGACAAAGATGATAAGCCAAATATGTGCTTGTGGGATACATCAACGAATCCAATTTATCGACAACCCTATgaatattatacatttatactGAATGTAAATAACGTTCTAGGGAATGCCAGTTTTACATACAAGTTTCATCATTTTGCTCATG TTATCCCTGCGAAACCGGCCAATTTATCAGTTATTAATAAAACGGTTGATAGTGCATTATTGCACTGGAGTGTGCCTTTTCCAATGCAGAATTTTCCACCTGGATTATATCATAGAATCAAGTATCAAAACCAATGGGATCATCAAAAAACCTGGCAG GTAATCAATATTACAAATGATATTCACGTGCATAAGAGATACTATAATCTTACTGGGTTGGAGTATGCCAATACTGTATATGATGTACGAGTTTTTATGAAAAGTGCTGTTGCGACTGGGGAAGATAAATGGAGTCAGTTTAGTGATGTTACTTTTAGAACACCACCAAGAT TACCTGGCCGTCCTCCAAAAACCGATATTGGAAGctttgaaatagcggagaacaGTGCTAGTAGGGATGTATATTTGTACTGGCAAACTATACCACAATATCTAGAAAATGGTGATAATTTCAAGTATGAGATTGATCGTGTAGAAGAAAATGGACGAAATGTGTCTCTTGTTCCGAATGAAACTACGAGAACATACGCTAAATTCAAGGGAATTAGtatcaataattataaattcGAAATTGTTACGACAAATATTGTTGGAATAAATGAAGAACGTGCTAAAATTTTTATACCTAGCCGATCCCAAA TACCGCACGAACCTATAGCATTTACAAAAATTGCGTTTGATGGAGGCTTATATGAATTATCATGGAAACCACCTAAAATGAATAaggaaattacaaattatacaattttttggTGCGATAATGAACGTGATCGTCCTTATCAGTGCACT GGTTATTTAGATTGGGTACATGTATCAAAATATACAACAATTTATAATATGACTGTACCAGATCCCGACAAAGTGTATCAATTTGCAATTTCTGCAAATACGAACACAGGTAGTAGTGGTATGGTATGGGCATCATGCACTGTAATACATAATAAAGTAGTTGGAAAAATGAAGTCTGTGTGGATAAATAGAATTGGTTCTGACTTTATTGAAGTTGGTTGGAAATTAGATTGTTCGGATCGCATTGGAATAGTAGAaggatttaatatttattattgtcCCATTGTTTCGCCATATGATTTGAATTGTAAAGGCCCGAAACTTAATAGAACGATAAAAGCCGATTCTCATACTATCCATGGCATTGTAAACAATTTGAAACCGTATACAACATATATGTTAGCTGTCGCTGTTTTAACAAAAAGTGGGGAAGGATTGCATAGTGATCCTTTGTATAATACAACTCTTGAAGCAGCACCAACAACTCCTCCACAGGACGTAAGAATTATAAATGTGACAAATACGACAATGAGCATTGTATGGAGACCACCAGAAGCAATGAATGGTGTATTGCGCTATTACGAAGTTTACTACAACGAACACGCGAAAAAAGTTGAAGACGCAACACAAACTGAATTGAAAAATCTGTTAGCGCATACAAATTATAGCATTAGTGTAGCCGCATGTACTGTATCTTGCAGTGTCAAATCGCCTACAATTCGCAAGATTACAAAAATTGGTACACCGGGAATGATTAATGTACCTAGTGTGCGGTTCATGAATTCTAGCCAGGTGATCGTTATGTGGAGTAAACCCGAATACCCTGCTGGACACCTAAATTATTATGAGATATCTTCGAAAGATGGTGAAATACAAAATAGTACTAAAACAG AAGCGCGATTACCTATCCCTGATTGCAAATCTATAGAACGAGAAAAATTATATCAATTTCGTGTAAGAGCTGTTAACATTGCATCGAATAATATCCATTTAAAAGGCCCATGGTCTGAACCTGGTGAGGGAAATTGTTATAGTGAAG GACCATCGTTCAATGTGTGGACGATAATATGGGTGATAGGAGGTTTTAGTTccgtaataattattttttgttGTCTACATCTATCAAAACG AATTTGGTTGAAGTGTAAAGCTATGCAAGATGTAGAAGTTAAATTACCACCAGGATTAGCATCGAATATG ACACTTCTTGATAAAGAACAACATATACGTCAATCTTCTGCTGATTCCAGTGGTTGTTCAAGTGGACAAGAATCTGTTACTTCTTCGCTAACATCAGATTCTCAGGTTTCAAGCGATAGTGGTACGGAGATAGATCCAATGCCGGTTTCACCCAATAAATTACTTGAAACACCAGCTTGGAATTCAGATTCTTCGAGTCTTCGCCTGAGACACTCATCGTTTCGCGAACGATATGCAAAAGTTGCAAAATCCGGAGAGCCCATCATCGGAGATACGTTATCTTTGGCACGATCTACGCCTAATTTAACTGACAGTACGGGCTACACAACTTCGCAACATACTTGGTCTTCGACTGGGTACATTAGTATGCCATCATCAGAAGAACTGTCCAGTAATCCAAGTCCTGTTCCTAAGGAAACTTCAACTGCAGGGAGCTATAGTATTATAGGAACTGTTCCTAAATCTGCACAGTCTGCAAAGTCTGAGAATGACAGTGATTTAACGGAATCTACTGCAGATACACTAATACCTATTAAATCAGAACCCAAGCCCACAAATCCATACATAACATTAGCATCTTTGGAGCAGAACCAAAAGGATAAAAAAGCTATTGATTCGTTACATGATCTAGATGAATTAACATTTGCAGAGTCGAACAAATCAAAACTAGAATCTTTGACTCCGTTCACAACTTCTGACAAAGTCTCTAAACCATATGTGCAAACAAGTTTAATCGATTCATTAAAAAAGCCGTTCACTCTAAGCAGCATCGATAGTACAAGGAGCACGATGTCTACTCCATTTGCAGCCACCTCTTTGACCGATTCATGCAACAAAccgttcgtttcttctttcgcAAGTCCAACTACTTTGTCGTCTACGCTGGATTCCTCGTCGAAACCCTACGTTTCCGTGTCTTCAATTTCTGAAGTCTCGAAAAAGTCAAATCTTCAAGCAGATACGTTAGATTCGTCGCAAAAAACTACTGTACCTCAAGTTTCTACGACCAGTGGTTCGCAACCATATGTCCTTGCAAGTTCCGTATTCCAAATGCTACAACAACAGCAAAGGGGAAAATCAGAAACTCCTATCTCAGAAGTGATAGACAACGAAACCGAAGAAGATGTTACGACAGGGTATCCTCTGTATTGGCCGACCAGTGGTACGAAGCCAAGCTCAAAGTTGGATGCAGACAAACCAATTACGACTAAACAGAGTACTGGATACGTTACCATAGCAGAGAATCCAAAGCTAGATCAACGTAGAACGTCGACGTTGTCATCACCGTATGTACAGCATGAGAGGTTTGAGAAGCCACTGCCACAAACTACTACTGGACAGTCAGATGAACAATACAGTAAAGTGACTGTTGTGCCAAGTACTatttaa